The proteins below are encoded in one region of Pseudophryne corroboree isolate aPseCor3 chromosome 8, aPseCor3.hap2, whole genome shotgun sequence:
- the LOC134948336 gene encoding kelch-like protein 9 — translation MLNGSNTGCFTSDRFPEKLLERIGQFRSQGDLCDVTLEAEGLLFPAHKVILASASSYCKLLFADSKHGDPIRFNDISAKGLRNVLDFIYSNKLPLSLSNIEDTLKAAEVLLVREAVKLCYRFLEDGLGQETCLGILNITRKHGPEELKVKASGYVGHHYKHVPGTFGDLNEVDKGTLCEILEREEVPGCSELDLFNLAVAWLQHDGARTKEAGDVLRRIRFPLISLEDLQRYVKETPIMKTDSSCFRYLQDALKYHSQLYAQPTVHGKATLIRSSSENLLVLGGRTTDNQVCSSIWVQNQDGSSWSEVGEMRAPVYNHCVAVINDFLFVIGGQTSFDPSGKHPSNEVFRFDPRTGSWLQVAGMLERRTRFHTEVMSDHIIAVGGGSLLGHLTQSVEEYQPEENKWEYTAPFPIPVADHAGTTHRGILYISGGYSMNKTLNDVYSYLPRLKRWVVNRAMTHTRCDHGMATVGDKIFCVGGRTLNAAKQWIHVNETEYYCPAADQWSALKLSPFDCCQFSIATQASKMYITGGGSLRRMHKEDSVFIYDPEAKTWKKVGSLPQPLVDHASCTMKLPQEMMEKLQEKEDDNFSLPNKKRSTLNLFITGEREREP, via the exons ATGCTGAACGGCTCCAACACTGGCTGCTTTACGTCTGACAGGTTCCCAGAGAAGTTGTTGGAAAGGATTGGGCAGTTTCGTTCCCAGGGGGACCTATGTGATGTGACGCTGGAAGCTGAAGGACTCCTTTTTCCAGCTCACAAAGTGATACTCGCATCGGCGAGCTCTTACTGTAAATTGCTGTTCGCAGATTCCAAACACGGAGACCCCATCCGATTCAATGATATAAGTGCTAAAGGGCTCAGAAATGTCTTAGATTTCATCTACTCCAACAAGCTTCCCTTATCCTTGTCCAATATTGAGGACACCTTGAAGGCGGCAGAGGTCCTCCTTGTCCGGGAAGCAGTGAAACTATGCTATCGGTTTTTGGAAGATGGCTTGGGCCAGGAGACCTGTTTGGGTATCTTGAACATAACCAGGAAGCATGGGCCAGAAGAACTAAAGGTGAAGGCCAGCGGGTATGTGGGCCACCACTACAAGCACGTCCCGGGTACCTTTGGAGATCTGAATGAAGTAGACAAAGGGACCCTCTGTGAAATTCTGGAGAGGGAGGAGGTCCCAGGTTGCAGTGAGCTGGACTTGTTCAATTTGGCGGTGGCGTGGTTACAGCATGACGGCGCAAGGACAAAGGAAGCGGGAGATGTCCTCAGGAGAATTCGCTTTCCCCTGATTTCTCTAGAAGATCTCCAGAGATACGTTAAGGAGACGCCGATCATGAAAACAGACTCCAGTTGCTTCAGATATCTCCAAGATGCTTTAAAATACCACTCTCAGCTCTACGCTCAACCTACGGTGCACGGCAAGGCCACCTTGATAAGGTCAAGCTCAGAAAATTTGCTGGTCTTGGGTGGGAGGACAACCGATAACCAAGTTTGCAGCAGTATCTGGGTTCAAAACCAAGATGGCAGCTCATGGTCTGAGGTTGGAGAGATGCGTGCTCCAGTGTACAACCACTGTGTGGCGGTCATCAATGATTTCCTCTTCGTCATTGGAGGCCAAACAAGCTTTGACCCATCGGGAAAGCATCCATCAAATGAG GTGTTCCGGTTTGACCCGCGCACCGGCTCATGGCTGCAAGTTGCCGGTATGCTGGAGAGAAGAACGCGTTTCCACACCGAGGTGATGAGTGACCATATTATCGCCGTCGGAGGAGGATCCCTGTTGGGTCACCTCACCCAGAGCGTGGAAGAGTACCAGCCCGAGGAAAACAAGTGGGAGTACACTGCCCCCTTCCCAATTCCGGTGGCGGATCACGCTGGCACCACCCACAGAGGCATTCTCTACATTTCAG GGGGGTATTCTATGAACAAGACACTGAATGACGTCTACAGCTACTTGCCAAGACTCAAGCGCTGGGTGGTAAACCGCGCCATGACACACACCCGATGCGACCATGGCATGGCTACCGTAGGAGACAAGATCTTCTGTGTCGGCGGACGCACACTGAACGCT GCCAAGCAATGGATCCACGTAAACGAGACAGAGTATTACTGTCCGGCGGCGGATCAGTGGAGTGCCCTAAAGCTTTCTCCCTTTGACTGCTGCCAGTTCAGCATAGCCACCCAAGCATCCAAGATGTACATCACCGGGGGAGGGTCTTTAAGACGAATGCATAAAGAAGACAGTGTCTTTATATATGACCCAGAGGCCAAGACGTGGAAGAAGGTTGGGTCGCTGCCACAGCCACTGGTAGACCATGCTTCCTGCACCATGAAGTTACCACAAGAGATGATGGAAAAACTCCAGGAGAAGGAAGATGATAATTTCTCTCTCCCTAACAAGAAAAGATCCACTCTGAACCTCTTTATCACAGGAGAACGGGAGAGAGAACCGTAA